tattttaattaaaagaaaatttcgtAGTTATAGTTGAATATTTATTCGCTATCGGATAAACGGCTATCGGCTTCTATATCAACGCAATCTAATTGTCGATAAACATCAACAAGTTCAGGTAAAACCTCTTCATTGATATCCTTACTTCTTGTGGAATTCAATCAGTAAAAGTTGCAGCACCTCTTCTGATAGTACTATTTGCATACAGACTTCAaacaacttttcaaaataatactGGAAACATAAACATCTGATTTTTCTAAACTTCGACAAAAAACATCAGTTAAGTTGTTAATTCTTGAGGTTTTTCTTGCATGATCCATACAATCTTTTCAATGACATTTGTAAAGACTTTCTCCAGCTTTTTCGCCAAAAGTTCCAACTGGCAAAATTAATTCAACCATGATTTGAGCTCCATGAGCTAAGACTTTATGAACACAAGTAGGAATTTTATACCATAGAATATTTCTCATTGATAATTAAAACTGTTTGtagacaataattttcaaatttgattggATCAATTGGAATTTGACatgaaaaacatattaatattgTTCTTAAATGGACAATAAGATTTATATCTATATCCAAAATTTCTGATAACAATATTGGATCAGAAAAAGCGTGCAGTATTGCCATTAGATGAACCAGTGCCACCTGGATGGAGTTTGTTTatgtgtaaatttaatttttcccaaaatcttttttgttaagACTTTTTCGAGCTTTTACAtaacctttatttatttttccttttgcCTGCCATTGCTTAATATACAATTTGTACGACAAATGAGAGAGATATTCAAACTTTTCCATTTGGTAGCCATATTGTAATATCAGAAAGTTCATTTATTTGTCGTTCTTTACTTTCTTTAGCATAATTAGGAGTTGGATTTGCCCAAAACACATCCCAGTCATATGTTTAAAGTCTTAAGGGTACAATGGTAACAGAAAAAAGCGAATTGTCTGATGAACTTTCAAGTCATCGAACTCATCGAACTTTTGATTGCATTGGGAAAATTACTGGCTTCATCAAATCCCCAATTTACTACAAAAATCAACTCAATTGagtctttttctttattagtaattttagatataatttgCGTCTCTTGTCATTCTATTATTCATTGAACAGTATGTATTAGAAGATTTTGTAATGGCACATTTGCCTCCTTATCAGAGATGTGCGTATTATTTggtctacattttttttttagatatcagAATATCGCTGTAAAGCGGATAAATATCTGCACCTCTCTCTTTACTTTCCAATCTTATTACCATGTACTGAGATTTAGTAAAACCATAATTTAATAGAAAAGCAATTCCCTCTTCTggagacatttttttatttctttgtcgatgtttttattgatttcataTGCCGATTGTTGATTTTGTAGAATTCATATAATAATCTTTTCTAAGTTCTTATTAACTATTTGCTTGGGTGCGTATCTTGCTGTTTCGAGTATGTACTTTGTATCATATTTACCTTTTTCAAAGTTCTTATTAACTATTTGCTTGGCTGCGTATTTTGCTGTTTCGAGTATGTACTTAGTATCATATTTACCTTTTTCAAAGTTCTTATTAACTATTTGCTTGGCTTCGTATTTTGCTGTTTCGAGTATGTATCATATTTACCTTTTTCAGACTTAGAAATTGCTAGTCTTTTAGCTCGTTATCTTTTGTCTTTAAAGGCAATTTATGACGtcctttctttaattttatgccgtcctttctttaattttatgacgtcctttctttaattttatgacgtcctttcTTTAATTCTGGCGTTTTTAATACGTTTGAGAATTTACAGATAACttctttaaattcaaaattaaatacatgTTCTAACCAGGAAATTGACTTTCTATGAAATTTATACTTGGAGTATTGAACATccttcattttttgtttgtacGTCGTTTGtaatgttgataattttttttctaattctttttctgGATCACCTTCAATTTTCATAACATTCTTCTTCTCcaacaattttaaacattccgacattttaataacatcaatagtcacaaaagaaataaaatctttaggttttatttcttttgtgactttaatgctttataagcaggagaccAGGTTTGAAATCTTTTCAAACCTGggtctcctgcttataaagcaagcgctctagcCACTACGCCACGGCCACACAAAGTTACCACAAGTATatctttttttgacaatattatgCAATTTGATTCAAAATGAAAGTCaggttttatgtaaaaaaaaaaaaaattaaaaaaaaaaaatcagtttaagtagaaacatttttaaattaaaaatagttgttcTTGGGCGGGTCCGGGCGGCATCAAAACCTATATTGGATTAAAAGAAGAAGGGTCAAATATTTATCCATACGTATTCAGATTTTTACAGAGACAAacagaatttaataaaagtcaCATTTAAACATACTATATTTCATAGTCTAAAAAGTTATCTTTCTCTGCATTTTTACGGCATGAAATGtccttttataaaatatttaacaataaactcTCAAAGCCTATTTAATATTCTTCCgattgatatataatatatggaaGCTCACAGGGGcggtttaagaaataaaataaaagttcgaAGTTATTGCTTCTTCACTAAATAATTGTTCTTGTGACAACTTTGAGCATCTGGGGGGAAGTTCTAAGTGgtctataaataaatttttttttcagaacataAAAATATGACTAATTTGCAACAATCTTGCATAATCAGAACTTTTTGTATCGGATTTTCGCAAATCTTGAATTAATGCCactttttgattatttcaaACCACTGTGCAaagtaaacacttttttaaggtaCATTTCAAAAATAGGGCTTCCAGCGCACACAGGGAAACAAAGCAATTTCTGCTGAAGAGAGGggaagaaatttaattgtttacattaaatagCCGTATTTAGGCACCACttttaattagaaattttagGCTGTTTCACTTCTCCCACGTCCCGTTTCTCCCCACTCTCCCttactattttatatacatatattatatgtggaaaaataatttagttccTAACGTTTTCAAAATCATTAAGTCTATCTTAAGAAAGTATGATTTTAAACGAAACTTTTCGTCAAACCAAGTATAATTAGTTTCGTTTTGATAACTGTgcacaacatttttcaaataaagttattcTGCAAAATTTTGATCTGCCGATAAAAATGTGTTACTTTTTCGTTTTCCAAGGTCAAAGATAGGTAAGTACTTAACTTGACAAACTaagcattaaaatttaagtacttaattaatataatttagtcattgatattattataataatttttttaacaattttgttttgctaGCATTTGCTATTTTTAGCATTTTCTTagcatttgtttgttttaactttaaatttgcttttttcgtttttttatttgttttttaaatgttactcTACCAAGGCATACCACAGTCCTctgtaaacaaattaattgtttttacgcGAGTCGACAGTGCTAATATACGAACTCTAATATACAAACCAAAAAACTACagtataaatatgttttactttgtagttttttgaatatattataatatatacaaaaaactacagtatttaagaaatatatttataagaaataaataaatataagaatgaacttttttttttcaagttgtaatAATGGCAAGAAACTTATATGAATCTGTTCAAACCTTAAACAtcaaagtgttaaaaatagtttatattttgattatttaaagttttactttgtttattgttttttattgttccttaaaaaatgaattaaatatttcggatatttttctcaaaaatattaGTCAGAATACGTTGTACACTGCCTCTGTTAGTGTAGCAGCTTGTTTTCTAAGTTgcacaatttttgtttataaatttattaggcATGTAAAATCTTAATAAGTTTGTTAGCCTACTATAGTTATGTTCCATTGCTATAGCATAACatactttattatatacattttttcgcatatggggtaactttgaataagGTTCAAAGTTACATAATAGTCAAAAAAcggaaacaacttaaaaaattcctttgtcatacatatattatatataatatttttatgaataaaatttaaaatatcatttgtattaaaagtcacacatacatacacattgTTTATGTATGTGAACACACGCAggtatataaacatttatatacgtGTGTGTGAATCATAAAcccatacacatatataaacatatatgtgtatacatatatctCAAAAACGTTCAAAGTAACCCCGGTTAACGGTACTTACTTATTTACACATTTCTAAACGCACggtttataaaacatataactgTTACAATTGTTTATAATTCAGATTTATAACGATTCAGATCAAGGTCAGGAAtgtagtgaaaaaaaaagaagtaaaaaacaaGCTTCGTTAATCAAATAACtagttaaaaatttcatgaaaaaaattcttatttatttaatttcaaatttgagCTTTTACTACAGTTTTGTTCAAGATAAGAACCGAGGAAGAAgcatttaaaaacacaaaattaaaaaagtcattgcttttttaatttaaacttcttcaagtcaaaaaagtaaatttaaactATCAATTATCTAAGGATTTGCGCAATAtcttttagtaatatttttacattataaagcCATTATGAAAAAGAATTTCGAATGTCTCAAggttataaaaagttttgttaactgttatgtaaatcttttttttttttttttttttttatgggatgttatttatttaaaaaaaaattcaatttaataattacaCATCCACTCGCGCGTATGTGTACACACGTATACacctacatatatttttaaaaaacaattttcttttgtatcaaaaaagtttgttttagcTTAaggaaattatattaaaatatgttgcattttaatattaaattaagttgCATTTTGGAGCTTTATATAATAGATCCCATACtcctaaaaatagtttaacgAATGTTAAAAATTCCAACCACGTGAATgtgtcaaaaagttttttagatcGGACTTGTACAGAAATCTTTTTAAGTTACAAAAGCGAGCATCTAActtaaaaggaaatttttttttaatatggaaaCTGCATATGGATATTACGAGTATCAAGCTTCAGGTAATTTACGATTGTagtttaacataaaattaaaataaatatgtaaaaaagaaaatcccCAAAAAATGTCCATTTGATTTTGAGATATTGCGGGCgattttgtttacttaattcaatttttattttattgagttttaaatgtcgtttagtagcaaaaaaaaaagttgtttacatttttaatctttatggATAATTGTGTAAtctatataatctttatataaatatatatatatatatatttatatatatatatatatatatttatatatatatatatatatatatatatatatatatatatatatatatatatatatatatatatatatatatatataaagattataaaggtatatatataaatgagtacacgggaaaatttaaaaagttttgagaaagtatatattcatcattttaaaaagttatcataTAAAGCATAGaagtaaattagaaaaaattatttcttgatTAATATATCtgaagtttacatttttaataaagtatttgtaacttttattaaaaatatttctatccTAACTTTATTCagacttttataaatttaatatataaacctttttaaattagctttaacAATAGAATGCTGATAACAATTcgaaaaaattgttgataataACATTATTCGATTTGACAATCGAATTGTGATGTGAAATGACCTCACGTgtattacaataaatatttcgttttttgcaataaaatgcagtattgagaaaatgtaaggtTTTCGCAGATGTTAAGTTTATCTCaagaaaataaatgctatagAATTAAAGTCattctatatattttacaataggtattttattaaaaaaaattttttaaaaaaatttttggaggGCCTAGACCTCCCTGCCCCCCCCCCCTCGCGGTTACGgctctgtgtgtgtgtgtgtgtatatatatatatatatatatatatatatatatatatatatatatatatatatatatatatatttatatatatatatatatatatatatatatatatatatatatatatatatatttatatatatatatatatatatatatatatatatatatatatatatatatatatatatatatatatatatatatataaaggttgCGGAATTATAAAGGTATTTCagaattacttttataatattttgataattatttctattattattaattttattaatgttgttattattattattgttatagaGCATGAAATGACACCTTGGTATCCTACGTCATTCTTTAAACAATCGGATGGTAGTTTAATGGCTTATCCACcttcgttttttaattttattccgCCGGTTTATAAGATACTCGCTCAAAAGGAAAAGTGCGAATCATTTTCAAACTGCTCTCCCAATAGCGAACAAATGAATAAAGCCTTTCTATCTCTGGCTTATCCATGTCACTTGCATATCAACTGTTGCGTCTTTCACAGAAACGAAATGGAAGAACCTTACTTGCTCGATAAACAATGTTGCCCAGCAATAAAGGCTCATCGAGCTATTTTTTAccgaaacaaaatttttgttggtTCTTTAGCTagaaaggttttatttttattttaattatttatattcctAATTCCgacgataataaaaaaataaattacgtatATGCAATACTTTCAAACCATtgcattttactttcaaatttttgcattattagACTAGCCCGGCCGATTtagcacaattttttaaaaagttcggAAAAGTTATTGCAGCTAAAGTAATTATGGATTCTGGCGGCAACTCCAAAGggtagtttttcaaattttttaaattcttttaacttaaatttaaatacaaatatttaaatacaagcaatttaactttttagataCGGATTTGTTTCTTTTGCTTCAGAAGATACAGTTAACTCCATTCTTAGCCAAGGTGCTATCTACATGGAGAAAAAGAGGATTGCTGTGGCATTTGCGATCCGCAAGAAGCATGATGACGAAATATAGTGTAACAGCTTTtcgttatattttatataaacaattttctttaagtttttgttaaaacttgtaCGTTTATTTACGACTTATTTGTATGGCCTATTGTTTGGCAGattatttatgtgtttttagTATTCGTTTGGATGATTATTgcaaagtatattttataaattgcagtgattttataaaaaccagtgattttaaaaaagtttttttgaagaagtttttaatcatttttaaccatGCAACCATATTTGTacagctattatttttttaatattttgaatctcTGGAGATTTACTTTACTTAATTAGAAAAGAAAAgcatgtatatattttaagtgtaaactgttttttttttgttttttttactgtttataaacTACATAATTTGATATTTGGCTGATTCGAAAGCCAAATTCTAATGCGTTGATGAGACTTCGTTTGCACTAACGTTAATAGCTTAAAAGCTAAAAGTCATATCGTTGCTTGATAAACTGCGCGATAATTATCAAAAACTCACCCACTGTCAAATTCGCGATCAACCTTGCCTGAAAAGATCAAAATAGTCCTTTTACGGAAGCATTATATAGACCTTAGGGGCTGTTTAAATAATACGTGACAGTCTTAGGGGGGAAAGGGGTATTGGAAAGTGTCACCAAATATCACATGGGGGAGGGGGGGTGGTTTGCTACAGTGTGAcgtaataaataactttttaaattaaattttttatcactgcgtaattttttaaaattgcaaacttCGAGATAATTATacacaatacaaaaattttcaagaaaaatgcTATGCAACAACTTCACAAGTAGCTAGCGTTTATTGTTTAGCGGAGCgtaacaaatgaaaataaaaaattcaaattagttTCTTCCTAAGTTACTAGTAAGTAATTGCAGACATAAACAGAAATTTTGATtctacaaacataaaaaaaccaGATTGTGGGCGATTATTCTAAAGCATTTTATGTTACTGTTAAAAacccaattttattttttaacgaatatttgtaaaaatatactaaaaattttagtataaatagttgtttaaaatttgatctttaaacataaatataactCTTGATTGTCATCtgatctataaatattttagttttacagcactttaatttttaatgttattgttattattacttttaatgttttgtgtCACTCTATTATAATGAATTTGTCGAGCTACTTTAGTTAccttatcatttttattatatattaagttatttagtTACTATGATATAACATTTTAGTAATAGTAGTACTATCATTAAtggtattattaaaactatcTTTACTATATACTTATTTATCGTAATGATTGTaaggaaaattaattttttgttgttgatgttgttatagattaaaaatgtctagtaaaaaagaaaaactttacaaatctatttatgaatgatatttaaaagcatttgcaAACAAACCGAAGCAAAAGTCGCaagaagaaacaaataaaatctggTCTAAGATTAAAACAAAGAGCAAAACATTATCCGAATTAAATGtagaagttgaaaaaaattaaaagagctAAAACAAATCGAACTCCGATATAAAGTTGGTATTTTATCTTACTGGACAAAATTACCGAACCAAGTACCAAATACACCAAAAAAGCATGTGGTTGAATCTAAAATCAGTTTTGATGGCGTGACTGATGCGACCCCATCAATTTCAACTCGGGAAGAGTGTGAAAAAAAACCTTCAATTTctcaaaagttttaacaaaacaaGCCCCGAAACAAGATCAGttgaaagataaaatttttattttacaaaaagatattgCATAtctcactgaaaaaaaaatattgcaacttGTTTTCACAAGAAGACTACCAAATACTAGGCCAAAAGCAAAAACCTTTGGTAGAAAAAAACCGAGATCTTGTACTTCGTCAAAAAGCCACTGAACGCCAGACAGCAAccagactaaaaaaaaaaaaagctatagaaGCATTAGTTCCAGATATTAGAAAAAAGGTGTGTGGAATTAAAAATTCAGTATCAAAAGGTCTACCGCTAGCCTGTGATCAGATCAGTTTAATAAAAGCAATAGTAGATATTGTCATGAAAGGGTCTGCTTCTGATGATAGGAGAAGAACTGAAATGGTTCgaaatgtaaaaacattaaatgactTGGTTGAAGAATTGAAAAATCATGGTTACAATCTCTCGAGATCAGGAGTTTACTTAAGATTACTTCCAAGCAGATCATTGAGCACAGAAGGAAAAAGACATGTTAAAACTGCACCTGTCCGGTTAATAAGAGCACAAAATTCTGAGCATAAATATCATGCAGACACAAAATTTGCCAAATCATCCCTTGAAGAACTTGCGGCAGTTTTGGGTCCTAAAGAAGCGACGTTTCACTCCCATGATGATAAAGCAAGGGTGCCAATTGGATTGACAGTTGCAAGCAAATATACAGGTACAAGGTAACTTTAGCTTatcataattttgtaattgcTCCTTAACACAAACTTATTCCTTCAGTAATTGCAGCCATAGAAATTAAAAAGGAATGCATGGAAAAACAAGCAGTCACATACTCTGGCGCAACATACATAGCAATCAGATGTACAAAACATGATTCATCAATAGCACTTAGTCACTTAGAAGACATGAACAGAATAGACCATCTTCCTGCATTTAAAAGCAGCTTATTTACTGAAGATGGAGTTAGCAAACCAGTCATGATTATAACTGTTGATGGTGGGCCAGATGAAAATCCaagatatgaaaaaacaattcattGTGCCAAGGCTTATTTCAAAGAGCATGACCTTGACGGAATGTTTGTGGCCACTAATGCTCCTGGCAGAAGTGCCTTTAACAGGGTAGAGAGAAGAATGGCTCCGCTAAGCCATGACCGAGCAGGAATTATGTTTCCATTTGATCATTTTGAAAGCCATCTTAGTTTAATAGGAGAAACAACAGACAAAGTTATGGAGAAGGCAAACTTTGCCAAAGCAGATGAATTTCTTGCACAAATTTGGTCTAGCACAGTCATTGATGGATTTGAAACTAAAGCCGAGTACATAAAACCAAACAGTGAAAAATGTGTACAGTTAAAACATTTCGGAGCAGAGTGGCATGCTAAATATGTCAGAGAAAGTCAATACTTCCTTCAAGTTGTAAAATGTAGTGATCAAAAATGCTGTGGTCATCGTTGCAGCTCACTGTTTCATCTTATTCCAACTAGTTTTCTTCTACCACCAATTTTTTTGTTCCAAGAAGAAGATGGTCTTGAATGCAATAATACAAAGAACAACTTTGTATCtctctttttaaacttatcactttacaaaataattttgcaaagaGATAATCCCAATGGATTGCCATACGACTACTCATGTCCATGCATTCAAAATTCCTTACCAAAAAGAATTTGTACCAATTGCAGTTTATATTTTGCAACTGTCAAGTCAATGAAACAACACAAAACAGTTTGCTCAAGTATTGGATATTCGAATAAGATTCAAAAAATTAGACCTCAAAACCTAGTTGCTCAACGTCTATCTGAACTCATGTGTGTCTTTTTAAGTTCGAACAAATAAACAATTGAGTGGTATGATCAAGACGATGTTGATACCTCTGACCTCAACTGGccttcaaaaattatataaaaacatggaACTCCAATACTTGAAGGACAAGAACAAAGTCCGATTTGggaacaaatttagtttttagacaaatataaatcaattgtatttttttataaaaataaactattacaaTTGAATCGATGTATACAAAAACGTTTTAAgtcataaaaactatttttaagtcaGACAACTTTAACTATgtataacacatatatatatatcacaaattttgatatatatttcaacaaatctaatatttaaagatgTCAAAAAGCAcccagatttttttttgaattcattaaagtaataattttggatttaataagtttttttctcgTTCTccgaaaaaatagtttttatggcTTAGAACGTTTTTGTATACATCGATTCAATTAAAATGTAcacttataaacatttttttttgtctttgtcACGTCACACagggatgggggggggggggttctTCAAAATGTCACATGGGGAGGGGGGTGTTAGAAAAACGACAAAAAAAGTATCACGTATTATTTGAACAGCCCCTTATGAGTacatttagattattttttaaaatttttaatttttgacagaGCCAGATTTTTGCGTTTTAACGGGTGGACTTTGGatttgatgttgttgttgttcttatTTAGAAGCCCAGAAttccttacggtcttattacagagcgccacggaagagcatttaactaggaagctCATGCTTCCATCCT
This genomic interval from Hydra vulgaris chromosome 01, alternate assembly HydraT2T_AEP contains the following:
- the LOC105847257 gene encoding uncharacterized protein LOC105847257 isoform X3 — translated: MTPWYPTSFFKQSDGSLMAYPPSFFNFIPPVYKILAQKEKCESFSNCSPNSEQMNKAFLSLAYPCHLHINCCVFHRNEMEEPYLLDKQCCPAIKAHRAIFYRNKIFVGSLARKTSPADLAQFFKKFGKVIAAKVIMDSGGNSKGYGFVSFASEDTVNSILSQGAIYMEKKRIAVAFAIRKKHDDEI
- the LOC105847257 gene encoding uncharacterized protein LOC105847257 isoform X2, whose amino-acid sequence is METAYGYYEYQASEHEMTPWYPTSFFKQSDGSLMAYPPSFFNFIPPVYKILAQKEKCESFSNCSPNSEQMNKAFLSLAYPCHLHINCCVFHRNEMEEPYLLDKQCCPAIKAHRAIFYRNKIFVGSLARKTSPADLAQFFKKFGKVIAAKVIMDSGGNSKGYGFVSFASEDTVNSILSQGAIYMEKKRIAVAFAIRKKHDDEI